The Cygnus olor isolate bCygOlo1 chromosome 28, bCygOlo1.pri.v2, whole genome shotgun sequence genome segment CTGTTGAGGTAAAACCTCATTGTTTGAAGGTAGTTCGGTGTAACTACAGAGATGCAGCATTGCTTTTATTCTTAATCTGTCCATCCTTAGCTAACTTAGTTGGAGTCCCAACAAATTACACCTGGTGATGGTTCGATACTATTACTTAATGTAACTGTGGAAGATAAGCTTTCATTTCTAACTAATAAAATGTGACTTTGCTAGCATTTTAATGTGTTCTTACAGGGATGGAGGTAAGCATTTTTTCAGGTCAAAGCTAAATTCTAACCTAAGggtatttggggaaaaatagcAGACATGCTTCCCCCCTCCCTGAAGAATGATGCATTTGAGAATACTTTTGCTTTCCTCGGAATACAGCTGAGACAAGTAAATAGATGGGAGCTCATTGCCCTGCCTATTCCCTGTGCTAGCACCTGGTACAAGGTAGCACTGAGCTCCTGAAGTCAGGGAAAGTAGTTTTtaagatacatttattttatgctttgtgGTTTAATCgtttatttattataaagtGTTTTTGGCTACATATTTTAGGATCCAGGGATCCTGTATATCACTTCTCCATACGTAAGACTTACTGATTTTATAGATTAGCCCCAAATTATCCTCCCTTTGCCTTTAGAAGCATTCTGCATTTACTTACTGTGAGGAGTGCTTTAAAGCTGCCATATCCCCTAGTcctcattttcaaatgtttaagGACAGTAATTTAACACACTGCAGCACACAGGGCTTAACcgagaataaaataatattttttccttattcatcACCATAACATATCTTTGATTTACAAGTTTAAAAATTAGTGTGATGCTATACTACGGAAAACTATCTTGTATGTAGAGATTTaatgtgaagaaagaaataaccaTTATTAAATCTGTCTGTACCCAAGCTAGAGCTGCAAGTTTTGCATTTGGGTTGGCAAAACCACTCATccacaatttaaatattttaagtgtggTGTTTTACTTATTAAAACGGTATTTTTAATCCCCCTTTTATTAttagcctttattttttctgtgctttagtGGAACAATGCTCGGTAATAACAGAAATTTGCATGGAAAATAGAAGACATTAAGCAGGCTGCTAAACAGATCACTCGATACTCAAATATATTGAAAACCTGGCTCTCTCCGCCCCTTGCACCCCCCTCTGTAAAACACAGAACGTAGGCACTGCCCTGAGAGGCTGcctgtgggaggaggagggaggctgctggAACAAGACCCAACACGTCTCCAGGAAATACTGCAAGAGACAAGGAGCTTTTAGAGCACATGTGAGTTCTGGAGGTGGCACACAGGGAAAGGGGCAGATTTTTGCTCctggaggatgaggagggagcACGATTAAAACAGCAAACTAGAAAAGATAAATAGATGCAGGCTAAGGAAAATGTTGTTGAGCCGGGGAGAGGAGctatgctgttttctttatccAAATTATCTCTCTTAAGATGTCTTAGAGTCAAGCACAGAAGTATCAGCAGCCAAGCACACAGGGtatgtttgggttttttttcccctcttttccctcctctaACTTCACAATGAAATTGCAGGACCCCCCCTCCGCAGCCAGGCGATGGCTTCCGAGCAGCTGGCGTGCAGCAACCCCTGCGAGGCGaagtgcccccagcccctggccgCCAGCAGCAACGAGCCCTGCGTGGTGGCCTGCGGTGACTCCCGGGTGATCATCTACCCACCACCCGTCGTCGTCACCTTCCCAGGGCCCATCCTCACCACCTACCCTCAGCAAACGGTGGTGGGAGCCTCGGAGCCCTCCGAGGTGGCCCTAGCAGAGccccccgctgcagcccccctgccagcagaggcccaggggaggctggaggctgcagtGGAGAAACTCACCCCACAGGTCATCACCCGCCCAGAGCCTCGGTGTGCTCCCAAATACTCCTACACATATTCTTCCCAATGGACACATCCGTGCAACTCGTACCGCTCTGGGAAACGGTGGACATACTGAGCTGAGATGCAGAGTGGCTTTGGGTAGCTCAAGCCCCTGGCGATGCAGGAGGGCTGAGCGGCCAGGCAGGAGCTCAGCACTGGGCATCGCCTGGCtccagctggagaaggagagcTGCGAACGCTCAGCACCTGTGAGAGACAGCTCATGTGTGCAGTTTCTCCTTTTGCCTTTAGCTTAGGTTTGTTAGCCTCTGGCTTTCTGGTTTAGTCATCTGCTTACgttgtgctttgttttacttcagttaCATTATTGACACTGAGTTTAGAGAGGTGACTTAGGATGCTAGAAATTGCACACAGCAACTGCACcgagggaggaaaaaaaaaaacatttttttataggTTGCATCACTTTGGGTCCTGGTGATAAACCAGACCCCAGTGAACCCCCAGAAAGATAATCTTTATATTATGTACAATTTTGTTCCAGAATTGTAGAAAAGCTGTCTCCTTCCAAATAAATTTTCTATACCAAACTATGACTTTTGGTTTTCATTACAACATAattgttgcctttttctttcacttctcaaTTGAATTTATAGTATATTTATTCACTGTCATGGGTATTTCATGTTTCCTCTTTGTGCACAAATATCacaaaatcacacacacacttttctaCATGATCTCATTAGATATGAGCTTAATATTTGACAGCCCCAGGACCAACCTGAGTCCCTGGCAGTTGCCACTTCTCAGGTAATGATCTGTGCCAAATTTCCCATGTCCATCTCAGGACGGAGCAACTTTCCAACACTTGGCCCCAAGCCCCAAGTAAGGCATGCCTCACTGGGTGCAGCCCTCTGGGTGGAGAAACCCAGGGCCCAGGCACAGCCCTCCAACACACAGCATGGAGCTTCCCTGAGGCCATAAGACTGAAAGGAAGTTCCAGAGATGCCTGCAAAGGAAGGCAAAGGCAGTAGACATGCTGCGGGGTGAAAACGTGGTGTGTCACAACTGATGGGTGGCAACGAGGAGCAGAAGTTTccaatgaactgaaaaaaaacattgctttggGTCccaatgaaaattttctttcgTCTTTCCAttcagagggaaggaaaagtgtATCAATTTCCTCTatattaaattgcttttaatgtgaaaatatgCATAATTTTCCCACAGGATcaatgagaaagaaacactTAACTAGTTTAGTTTCCATTCCTCTATAAATCATGAAAAACATAAATCTGAATTTTACCTTTAAATCTATTTGTAGTAGTGAAGCTAATCATTTGGTAGCAACTTTcctacatttcatttcaaaatgttttcaaagagaaaaacagtgcttCCACAAAAAATTTACCAAACCCACTTGCCATCTGGTATTCCACATCACCACCAATCTATAAACATATCTCACATCAAAGTGAAGacaaaattcaaacaaaaagtCTTGTTGATGCAATACAGATTCTTTAATATGAATGGAAAATGCAGtagaaagtgagagaaaaaaaaaaaagaaaagaaaaaacacagaaacaatgaAATGGAATCACAAAAATACTTAAGCTGCAGCAAGTTCCAACACAGGACTTCACCTCAAAGATTCCCCCTTCTTAGCATTGTTCGGGAACCTCAGATCTGGGCAGAGAGGGGAGACACTCACCCAAGGATGAGCACTGTTCTGCTGTATTGCAGATAGAGGGGAGCTTTTGAAGGGATTGTTAATACCCTGAAGCCCCAGATACACATCTGCAAGGTTATTCTGTGCAAAAAAGCAAGGAGCAGTAGATTAAACTAGCTGCTTTGGCACAGCTGAAAGAGGGACTGAAAGATTTGTTCTGCATCTGGTTGTAGAAATCAAGGGCAGCTGTTTGTAAAGGCTCAAGGCAGATGCAGCACTGCATTCCATGGGCCCTTGGAGTTTAGCAGGGCCCGCAGTTGCCACTGAGGTACCTGTGGCTTAGAGCCCAACCTCCATACCCGCAGCTCCCAAAGGCTCCATAGCCCCCATAGCCTCCAAGGCCTCCATAGCCCAAAAGGCCTCCATAGCTCCCAAGACCTCCATAGCCCAAAAGCCTGCCATAACCCCCAAGGCCTCCATAGCCCCCAAAGCCACCACGGCCTCCAAAAGTGCCGCCGAAGCCCCCTGCCACACCCGGGACTCCTGCCGAGCCGACCACGGCATGctgtgggaaggagctgaggatgggccCAGGCAAGGTGAGCACCGTGGCCGGGGGCTGGATCACCACGGTGGAGTCGGGGCACTGCCGTATGCAGGGCTCGTTGGTGCTGTCAGCCACTGGGGCTGGGGCGGCCACCCCGCACACAGGGGTgcacaggctggagcaggacatCCTTCAATTTGCAGGCAAGGCTGTgagagaaggcagagctggggtCAGAATATCACCACATTGCAAATACCCTGTGGCTCTCCTGCACTTGGAGCTTGTGCCCCAGCAAATGCTCTGCACCAAGAAAATCAGTTAGAGCATAAGCACAGTATCCACTTGGAAAGCTGGTGTAAACAACTTGATCTCCCTGACACGAAGGACACAGGAAAAACCACATCATCCAAAGCACATGGAAAGTGACTGAGCACCCAAAGGACTCAATTGCATTGGGAAGCTCAAAGCACCATGCCTAAAAGCTTCAATATCCATCCTTTCCTTAGCTATGAAATGCTACCATTAAAACCAAGCCTATAcgacactgcaaaaacacatgcAGAACCCGCACCAAcagatgaaataatgaaatgactGCTGAGGAATGGAACAGGCACATAAGGCATGGACTTACCCAGGTGATGTGGTAAGAGACAAGTGGAGGAAGCAGGATGGAGGGCTGTGAACCCCTCAGCCCTTTTATACCCATTCCAGACAGCCTGCAGCATCGGGCAGGGGGCGGTGGTGGAAGCCTCAGATATTCATGCAATAAAGCCATCATGAATCATGACACACGTAGAGATGCGGGGCAATTATATACCTCCACATCGGGGACACTGTGGCTCAAACTTGCCCTgcggagcagggaggtgatgggaGTGACAAACCGTGACATTCAACTACATCAAAGGCCAGACACTGCTGAAGCTGACCTGAAACACCAATAAACCCTGATTTCTTCCTAATCCCAAACATTTTCTATGTGGAAGAGTCACGGGCAATTGGCAGAAGATGTGCTTTGCAACCCTGTGCACAGCCAGCACGCCTGCCATTACCTCCGTTTTATGTGCTGGTAAACAGAGGTGGTGGAAGTTTGGGTAAAGGGATGAAGCCATCCCACCCACTTGCAAAAGCTCCCAAACATTCACCATCACCCTGTACAGGGAAGGGCTGCAAGGCACTCAGGTGGGAGTTTAGGAGCATCCCTAACCATTGCCCTTCTCCATGCTCTGTGGGAAAAGGGCTACTCCTTGCTCTCCAATTCACCTGAAGGCCAAGCaaagagctgtggctgtgttgGCACTGTGGGTGAAGCCCAATCCGCCTGGGGGATTAAGAATTCATTGGGGTTTATTGGTTCCCTGAGGTCAGCTTTAGCAGTTGCTGACCTTTAATGTAGGTGAGTGTCATGGTTTGTTCCTCTCATCACATCCCTGTTCCCCAGGGCACATTTCCGCCTCAATGTCCCCAGTAGGGAGTGATATCATTGCCTCGCATCTCCACGTGTTTCTTGAAGGGTTTCAGTTTTATTGCATGAATATCTGGGGCTTCCACCTATGTTTGATGCCGTGGGCTGTCTGGGACAGGTTTAAAAGGGCTGAGGGCTTTGCAGCCCTCTATCCTGCTTCCTCCACTTGTCTCTAAACAGATCACCTGGGTAAGTCCTGCTCTTGGAGGCTTCTCACggctctctccctgcctccatCAGTACAGCCTCTCCCCAGACCCTTGCCTAACTCTGCCTGCCCTTTGCAGTACTCCTTGCCTGCGTGGAAGatgtcctgctccagcctgtgtGCCCCTGTGTGTGGGGTGGCCGCCCCGGCCCCAGTGGCTGACAGCTTCAACGAGCCCTGCGTGTGGCAGTGCCCCGACTCCACCGTGGTGATCCAACCCCCAGCCACGGTGCTCACCTTGCCCGggcccatcctcagctccttcccgcaGCACGCCGTAGTCGGCTCGGCAGGAGTCCCGGGAGTGGCAGGGGGCTTTGGTGGCACTTTTGGAGGCCGTGGTGGCTTTGGGGGCTATGGAGGCCTTGGGGGTTATGGTGGCCTTTTGGGCTATGGAGGCCTTGGTGGTTATGGACGTGTTGGGGGCTATGGAGGCCTTGGAGGCTATGGGGGCTATGGAGCCTTTGGGAGCTGCGGATATGGCGGCTGGCGTCGGGGCCACAGGTACCTCAGCGGCAACTGCAGGCCCTGCTAAGCCCGCCTCTGGCTCCAGCCCCTGAAGAAGGAGTGCTCCGCAGCTGCCCTTGGAACATCCCGACATGACACCATCAGGAGAAGCTCCCCTTCGGAGTCACTGGTTTCCAGAGCTTGGAGGCCTTGTGCCTTCATGGGGCCCCTCTGTCCTTCTCCTCGCTGCTTGAGCTTCGCTTCAGGACTCACTGCCCCATCACGAGGCAGCCAAGCAACGGACGCCTCCTGTGGCATGGCTGTTGCTCACTATCGCTCTGCCTTCTGCAAGGAGTCAGGGGCTGGCTTACTGCCGTCTCCCTGATCCCCTACAATCCCCTacagcagcaataaaagctCTGTTACACCACATTCTTGACCacagtttttttccttggcGCTTGCTATTCTCCCTCCTTGCCGTATGGATGCACCATCTTTCTGGGTCCATCCCTACCAGTTGCCACCCGGGGTATTCTCAGGGGCCCTGCAGGCATTCTTTCGCCTCCACGCCCTACCCCGGGCAACACGGCCATTACAAGAGGGTTGCCACAGCCTCCCCAAGGGCAAAGGCCTGACTGGAG includes the following:
- the LOC121060923 gene encoding claw keratin-like, whose translation is MSCSSLCTPVCGVAAPAPVADSTNEPCIRQCPDSTVVIQPPATVLTLPGPILSSFPQHAVVGSAGVPGVAGGFGGTFGGRGGFGGYGGLGGYGRLLGYGGLGSYGGLLGYGGLGGYGGYGAFGSCGYGGWALSHRYLSGNCGPC
- the LOC121060924 gene encoding claw keratin-like, which produces MSCSSLCAPVCGVAAPAPVADSFNEPCVWQCPDSTVVIQPPATVLTLPGPILSSFPQHAVVGSAGVPGVAGGFGGTFGGRGGFGGYGGLGGYGGLLGYGGLGGYGRVGGYGGLGGYGGYGAFGSCGYGGWRRGHRYLSGNCRPC